A single window of Sulfitobacter sp. JL08 DNA harbors:
- a CDS encoding alkaline phosphatase family protein: protein MTTKLLLIIIDGVPYRNWRRLFGNLEGWVDSGDARVWTHRAVLPSTSASCYASIHTGVSPQVHGCTGNGNVFRLKQPDIFSQVRAAGGTTGAVAHSFWSEFFNRHPFDHVRDVEYDEPDSATINHGRFHTMTGYGHDNQMTPCDLDLFASLTNLCQRFDLTYGMLHTCTLDSMGHRFHHECDEMDHACFMMDEMLAPFIPKWRDAGYEVIVTADHGQDERGHHGGRSALQQESALYYFGDAEGPNKSTVIDQLQLAPTILRRLGAPVPDTMKAKPFLK from the coding sequence ATGACCACAAAACTATTGCTGATCATCATCGACGGAGTGCCCTATCGCAACTGGCGGCGTCTGTTTGGCAATCTGGAAGGCTGGGTCGACAGCGGCGATGCCCGCGTGTGGACGCATCGCGCCGTTTTACCATCCACATCGGCCAGTTGCTATGCGTCGATCCACACCGGCGTATCCCCGCAAGTGCATGGGTGTACAGGCAATGGCAACGTGTTCCGCCTGAAACAGCCCGATATTTTCAGTCAGGTGCGCGCCGCTGGCGGCACAACCGGCGCTGTCGCACATTCGTTCTGGTCCGAGTTCTTCAACCGCCACCCGTTCGATCACGTGCGCGACGTGGAATATGACGAACCGGACAGTGCAACCATCAATCACGGGCGGTTCCACACCATGACGGGCTATGGCCATGACAACCAGATGACCCCCTGCGATCTGGACCTTTTTGCCAGCCTGACCAATCTGTGCCAGCGGTTTGATCTGACCTATGGCATGCTGCACACCTGCACGCTGGATTCCATGGGGCACCGGTTTCATCACGAATGCGATGAAATGGATCATGCGTGTTTTATGATGGATGAAATGCTGGCGCCGTTCATTCCGAAATGGCGTGATGCAGGATATGAAGTGATCGTGACCGCCGATCATGGTCAGGACGAACGTGGCCACCATGGCGGGCGATCCGCGCTACAGCAGGAATCGGCTCTTTACTATTTTGGCGATGCCGAAGGGCCAAACAAAAGTACTGTTATCGATCAGTTGCAGCTGGCCCCCACGATTCTTCGGCGGCTGGGCGCACCTGTGCCCGACACCATGAAGGCCAAACCGTTTCTGAAATAA
- a CDS encoding ABC transporter ATP-binding protein, with product MTEPLVKVRGLKIGATIYPPGEKPRDIEIVHGVDFDLEAGKVLGLIGESGAGKSTIGLATMAYGRGGVEITGGEVFVNGRDILKSGIRDVRKLRGSEVTYVSQSAAASFNPAKQIMEQVTEAAISQGKFGKKEAEERAVELFRKLGLPDPEHIGNRYPHQVSGGQLQRCMTALALCPEPDLVVFDEPTTALDVTTQIDVLKAIKEAIKDTGVAALYITHDLAVVAQVSDHIMVLQMGDMVEYGTTDQIINAPKEDYTKALVSVRSIEHEEKKPSGDPVLSVTGITARYRGTPFDVLHNVTVDLDPGQTLAVVGESGSGKSTLARVITGLLPPREGTIEFSGRTLSPDLRSRTKEDLRELQMIYQMADTAMNPRQTVGTIIGRPLEFYFGLKGAEKQKRIQELLDEIELGQGFQDRYPAELSGGQKQRVCIARALAAKPKLIICDEVTSALDPLVADGILKLLLNLQKIEDVAYLFITHDLATVRAIADSIAVMYQGHVQRYGTKSKVLSPPFDDYTDLLLTSVPEMKLGWLEEVIEHRKMESAGN from the coding sequence ATGACCGAGCCACTCGTAAAAGTCCGAGGCCTGAAAATCGGCGCCACGATCTATCCCCCAGGGGAAAAACCGCGGGACATCGAAATCGTGCATGGCGTCGATTTCGATCTGGAAGCGGGCAAGGTTCTGGGGCTAATCGGCGAATCCGGTGCCGGCAAATCCACCATCGGTCTGGCCACGATGGCCTATGGGCGGGGTGGTGTGGAAATCACCGGTGGCGAAGTGTTCGTGAACGGGCGCGATATCCTGAAATCCGGCATTCGCGATGTGCGCAAACTGCGCGGGTCGGAAGTGACCTATGTTTCGCAATCTGCCGCCGCGTCGTTCAATCCGGCCAAGCAGATCATGGAACAGGTCACAGAGGCCGCGATCAGTCAGGGCAAGTTCGGCAAGAAAGAAGCCGAGGAACGCGCTGTCGAACTGTTTCGCAAGCTGGGTCTGCCGGATCCCGAACACATCGGCAACCGCTATCCGCATCAGGTTTCCGGCGGGCAGTTGCAGCGCTGCATGACAGCGCTGGCGCTGTGCCCCGAACCCGATCTGGTGGTGTTTGACGAACCCACCACCGCGCTGGATGTGACCACCCAGATCGACGTTCTGAAAGCCATCAAAGAGGCGATCAAGGACACCGGCGTTGCCGCGCTGTACATCACCCACGATCTGGCCGTCGTGGCGCAGGTCAGCGACCATATCATGGTGCTGCAAATGGGCGATATGGTGGAATACGGCACCACCGACCAGATCATCAACGCGCCGAAAGAAGACTATACCAAAGCGCTGGTATCGGTGCGTTCGATCGAACACGAGGAAAAGAAACCCAGTGGCGATCCGGTGTTGAGCGTGACCGGGATCACCGCGCGCTATCGCGGAACGCCCTTTGATGTTCTGCACAACGTCACGGTTGATCTTGATCCCGGCCAGACCCTGGCCGTTGTCGGCGAAAGCGGATCGGGCAAATCCACCCTTGCCCGTGTGATCACCGGCCTGCTGCCGCCCCGCGAAGGCACCATTGAGTTTTCCGGCCGAACGCTAAGCCCTGATCTGCGCAGTCGCACCAAGGAAGACCTGCGCGAATTGCAGATGATCTATCAGATGGCGGACACGGCGATGAACCCGCGCCAGACGGTCGGAACGATCATCGGGCGTCCGCTGGAGTTCTACTTTGGGCTGAAAGGCGCGGAAAAGCAGAAGCGCATACAGGAATTGCTGGACGAAATTGAACTGGGGCAAGGATTTCAGGATCGCTATCCCGCAGAATTGTCCGGCGGGCAAAAGCAACGGGTGTGCATCGCGCGCGCGCTGGCGGCCAAACCCAAACTGATCATCTGTGACGAGGTGACATCGGCGCTGGATCCGCTGGTGGCGGACGGCATTCTGAAATTGCTGCTGAACCTGCAAAAGATCGAAGATGTGGCCTATCTGTTCATCACCCATGATCTGGCCACTGTCCGCGCCATCGCGGATTCGATTGCCGTGATGTATCAAGGGCATGTGCAGCGCTACGGAACCAAATCCAAGGTGCTGTCACCGCCGTTTGACGATTACACTGATCTTTTGCTCACATCGGTCCCCGAAATGAAACTGGGCTGGCTGGAAGAAGTGATCGAACATCGCAAGATGGAAAGCGCGGGAAACTAG
- a CDS encoding ABC transporter permease, with product MKNIPLAAIIGLFFTGLYFLMAIFAPLIAPYGLAEVVGDVWEPSSAEHLLGTDQIGRDLLSRMIYGGRTTIWIATMATILSFVTGSVLGFIAAVNGGWIDQVLSRFVDLIMSIPSLIFALVVLSVIDTTVLVLILIMGLLDSTRVFRLARAVAVDITVMDYVEAARLRGEKLMWIIFREILPNALSPLVAEMGLRFIFMVLFISTLSFLGIGVQPPAADWGGIVKENKEGINFGIGAALYPAVAIATLAISVNLVADWILNRTTSLKGGRG from the coding sequence ATGAAGAATATACCTCTTGCCGCTATCATCGGTCTGTTTTTCACCGGTCTTTACTTCCTCATGGCGATTTTCGCGCCGCTGATCGCGCCCTATGGCCTTGCCGAAGTTGTCGGCGATGTCTGGGAGCCGTCTTCGGCCGAACATTTGCTGGGCACCGACCAGATCGGCCGCGATCTGCTAAGCCGTATGATCTATGGCGGGCGCACAACCATCTGGATCGCCACGATGGCCACTATCCTTAGCTTTGTCACAGGATCGGTACTGGGCTTTATCGCGGCGGTGAACGGCGGCTGGATCGATCAGGTGCTGTCGCGCTTTGTCGATCTGATCATGTCCATTCCGTCGCTGATCTTTGCCCTTGTGGTGCTGTCGGTCATCGACACCACCGTGCTGGTACTGATCCTGATCATGGGGCTTCTGGATTCCACTCGGGTGTTCCGGCTGGCGCGCGCTGTCGCCGTGGATATCACCGTTATGGATTATGTCGAGGCCGCGCGCCTGCGTGGCGAAAAACTGATGTGGATCATCTTTCGTGAAATCCTGCCCAATGCCCTGTCACCGCTGGTGGCGGAAATGGGGCTGCGGTTCATCTTTATGGTACTGTTCATCTCGACACTGTCGTTCTTGGGCATCGGGGTGCAACCCCCTGCGGCCGATTGGGGCGGTATCGTGAAAGAGAACAAGGAAGGGATCAACTTTGGCATTGGCGCGGCGCTTTATCCTGCGGTTGCGATTGCCACGCTGGCCATCTCGGTCAACCTTGTGGCCGACTGGATTCTGAACCGGACCACCAGCCTGAAAGGGGGCCGCGGATGA
- a CDS encoding ABC transporter permease has protein sequence MHPILKLVAQRLALSVLLLLAASVLIFAGTTILPGDVAQQILGQSATPESLANLREELGLNDPPLTRYFAWLGGVLQGDLGTALTNGLDIATAMGERLSKTLFLAFWAAIIAVPLAILLGLIAVRYKDRWPDKLISSITLTSISIPEFMIGYILAFFIGVKLGWAPSVALISDSMGLLEKLHAISLPIATLTLVVLAHMMRMTRAAILNVMQSAYIETAELKGLSAFEVIRRHAFPNAVAPIVNVVMINLAYLVVGVVVVEVVFAYPGMGQYLVDHVSKRDVPVVQAGGLIFAAVYIGLNMIADIVSILANPRLRHPK, from the coding sequence ATGCATCCCATCTTGAAACTGGTAGCTCAGCGCCTTGCGCTGAGCGTCCTCCTATTACTTGCCGCATCGGTTCTGATATTTGCCGGAACAACCATTCTACCCGGCGATGTGGCGCAACAAATCCTTGGTCAGTCGGCAACCCCTGAGAGCCTTGCCAACCTGCGCGAAGAACTGGGCCTGAACGACCCGCCATTGACCCGTTATTTTGCTTGGCTGGGCGGGGTGTTGCAGGGCGATCTGGGAACGGCCCTGACCAATGGTCTTGATATCGCCACCGCCATGGGTGAACGGCTGAGCAAGACATTGTTTCTGGCATTCTGGGCCGCCATTATCGCGGTGCCACTGGCGATTTTGCTGGGCCTGATCGCGGTCCGCTACAAGGACCGCTGGCCAGACAAGTTGATTTCCAGCATTACGCTGACATCCATTTCCATACCCGAATTCATGATCGGCTATATCCTAGCCTTTTTTATCGGCGTGAAACTGGGCTGGGCGCCGTCTGTCGCGCTGATATCGGACAGTATGGGCCTGCTTGAAAAACTTCATGCCATTTCCCTGCCCATTGCCACGCTGACGCTGGTGGTGCTGGCACACATGATGCGCATGACCCGCGCCGCCATCCTGAACGTGATGCAGTCGGCCTATATCGAAACCGCCGAACTCAAAGGTCTGTCGGCCTTTGAAGTGATCCGCCGCCATGCGTTTCCCAATGCTGTCGCCCCCATTGTCAACGTGGTGATGATCAACCTTGCCTATCTGGTTGTCGGCGTTGTCGTGGTCGAGGTGGTGTTCGCCTATCCAGGCATGGGGCAGTATCTGGTGGATCACGTTTCCAAACGCGACGTGCCTGTTGTGCAGGCCGGCGGGTTGATCTTTGCCGCGGTCTATATCGGGCTGAACATGATTGCCGATATCGTTTCGATCCTTGCCAATCCACGTCTGAGGCATCCGAAATGA
- a CDS encoding ABC transporter substrate-binding protein: protein MNDELKYLSTRAVKGLMSRREFMGKAAAMGVSAVAASTMFANAVKAAGPVKGGTFRIGVQGGESTNSQDPALWASDVPIAGGNHWGETLVEVGPDGEIENLVAESFEGSADAKTWRFKVRQGIEFSNGKSVTAEDVMRTMERHTNEDSKSGALGIVQGIESMRVDGDVFELTLGVGNADMPYLMADYHLKIQPDGGFDDPTAAIGTGPYNLETDEPGVRMTFSRNPNYWGGDAVAHYEAAEVIVLNDATARTAALQSGQVDAINRVEPKIAKLLDRAPNLAVRNVSGRGHYVFIMHVDTAPFDENELRLALKHAINRQELVDKILQGYGGIGNDMPINAAYPLFDETIPQRAFDLAKAAEHYKKSGHDGSPIILRTADGAFPGAVDAAALFQQSAQAAGIPLEIKREPNDGYWSEVWNVQPFCASYWGGRPVQDQMYTTAYLSTADWNDTRWKRPDFDEMLLSARAELDKAKRKEIYSKMGRMMNEEGGLILPMFNDFIDAVSNDVQGWEPDPNGPMMNWYGCKKTWKA from the coding sequence ATGAACGACGAACTAAAGTATCTATCCACGCGCGCCGTAAAGGGCCTCATGTCACGCCGTGAATTTATGGGCAAAGCAGCCGCAATGGGTGTAAGCGCCGTTGCAGCAAGCACCATGTTTGCAAATGCCGTCAAAGCGGCCGGACCTGTCAAAGGCGGAACATTCCGCATCGGTGTGCAGGGCGGCGAATCCACCAACAGCCAGGATCCGGCACTTTGGGCATCCGATGTGCCAATCGCCGGCGGCAACCACTGGGGCGAGACTCTGGTCGAGGTTGGACCGGATGGCGAAATCGAAAATCTGGTCGCCGAAAGCTTTGAAGGATCCGCGGACGCTAAAACGTGGCGCTTCAAGGTGCGTCAGGGCATCGAATTCTCGAACGGGAAATCCGTTACCGCCGAAGACGTCATGCGCACGATGGAGCGCCATACAAACGAAGATTCCAAATCCGGTGCGCTGGGTATCGTACAGGGCATCGAATCCATGCGCGTTGACGGCGATGTGTTCGAACTGACACTGGGTGTCGGCAACGCCGACATGCCGTACCTGATGGCCGACTATCACCTGAAAATCCAGCCCGATGGCGGATTTGACGATCCGACAGCGGCAATTGGTACTGGCCCCTACAATCTGGAAACCGACGAGCCCGGCGTGCGCATGACATTCTCGCGCAATCCGAATTATTGGGGTGGCGATGCGGTTGCGCACTATGAAGCCGCCGAAGTGATCGTTCTGAACGATGCAACGGCCCGCACCGCGGCGCTGCAATCGGGTCAGGTGGATGCGATCAACCGTGTAGAACCAAAGATTGCCAAACTGCTGGATCGCGCGCCCAATCTGGCGGTGCGCAACGTTTCCGGCCGCGGCCACTATGTGTTCATCATGCATGTCGACACGGCCCCGTTTGATGAAAACGAACTGCGCCTTGCATTGAAACACGCGATCAACCGTCAGGAACTGGTCGACAAGATCCTGCAGGGCTATGGCGGCATCGGGAACGATATGCCGATCAACGCAGCCTATCCGCTGTTTGACGAAACCATTCCGCAGCGTGCATTCGATCTGGCGAAAGCGGCCGAGCACTACAAGAAATCGGGCCATGACGGATCGCCGATCATCCTGCGCACCGCAGATGGCGCGTTTCCGGGCGCTGTGGATGCCGCGGCGTTGTTCCAGCAATCTGCACAAGCCGCAGGAATTCCGCTGGAAATCAAGCGCGAACCCAATGATGGGTACTGGTCCGAAGTGTGGAACGTGCAACCGTTCTGTGCGTCTTACTGGGGCGGACGCCCTGTACAGGACCAGATGTACACGACGGCCTATCTGTCGACCGCAGACTGGAATGACACGCGCTGGAAACGGCCCGATTTCGACGAGATGCTGCTTTCCGCACGCGCCGAGTTGGACAAGGCCAAGCGCAAGGAAATCTATTCCAAAATGGGCCGCATGATGAACGAAGAAGGCGGTTTGATCCTGCCGATGTTCAACGACTTCATCGACGCGGTGTCCAACGACGTTCAGGGCTGGGAACCCGATCCCAACGGCCCGATGATGAACTGGTACGGGTGCAAGAAGACCTGGAAAGCATAA
- a CDS encoding CocE/NonD family hydrolase — MTRTPPAPAPNALRDIEELPDLGITLSDGTRLSARVWRPVDAGDHPVPAILEYLPYRKRDGTCARDALTHPYFARRGYACIRVDIRGNGDSQGLMEDEYSPQELADGVEVINWLAAQDWCSGSVGIMGISWGGFNGLQIGALAPDPLKAIITLCSTADRYADDIHYKGGCLLNENLGWGATMWSYSSRAPDPALVGDAWREMWLERLENEPFLPSVWLRHQRRDAYWQHGSVCEDFSAIKAATLAIGGWGDSYKNTVPLLVENMTAPIKGIVGPWVHKYPHFAVPEPRIGFLQEALRWWDKWLKGIDTDVQNDPDYRAYLMDGVRPKTWYDHRPGHWIAEDKGATSHLNTAAYHLTDTGLSQSEGPLNAVVASPHHCGGSAGEYCAIWLGPELPGDQRADDALSACFTSAPLGADQDIVGAPRVHLTLNADRPQAQIAVRLNHIHPDGASTRITYGVLNLSHRESHAQPTALKPGTPYTIALDLDHIAYRVPAGHRIRVAVSSAYWPLIWPSPQTATLTLSKGHIDLPLRPSGDKDEWGFPPADADAPWQYRTLRDESHIRRSEIDHQTGEVHLVVEDDFGKVEDAEHGMIAGSIARERWTIHPGDPLSARASLHWSDEMERGDIKLRTETYSEMWSDESNFYLTARLIAFEGNEKIYERDIEDQIPRDQM, encoded by the coding sequence ATGACCAGAACACCCCCTGCCCCCGCCCCGAACGCGCTGCGCGACATCGAAGAGCTGCCAGATCTTGGTATTACCCTGTCTGACGGCACGCGCCTGTCCGCCCGCGTCTGGCGGCCTGTGGATGCCGGTGACCATCCGGTGCCTGCCATTCTGGAATACCTGCCCTATCGCAAGCGCGATGGTACCTGCGCGCGGGATGCCCTGACGCATCCCTATTTCGCGCGGCGCGGTTATGCCTGCATCCGCGTGGATATTCGCGGCAACGGTGACAGCCAGGGCCTGATGGAAGATGAATATTCCCCGCAGGAACTGGCCGATGGTGTCGAAGTAATCAACTGGCTGGCTGCGCAGGACTGGTGCAGCGGCAGCGTCGGGATCATGGGGATCAGCTGGGGCGGCTTTAACGGATTGCAGATCGGCGCGCTGGCCCCCGATCCGCTGAAGGCGATCATCACGCTATGTTCCACGGCAGATCGTTACGCGGACGACATCCATTACAAGGGCGGCTGTCTGTTGAATGAAAATCTGGGCTGGGGGGCAACGATGTGGTCCTATTCCAGCCGCGCGCCCGATCCGGCGCTGGTGGGTGATGCCTGGCGCGAGATGTGGCTGGAGCGGCTGGAAAACGAACCGTTTCTGCCATCGGTCTGGCTGCGCCACCAACGGCGCGATGCCTATTGGCAGCACGGGTCCGTGTGCGAGGATTTCAGCGCGATCAAGGCGGCGACGCTGGCCATTGGCGGCTGGGGCGACAGTTACAAGAACACGGTGCCGTTGCTGGTCGAAAACATGACTGCGCCGATCAAGGGCATTGTCGGGCCGTGGGTACACAAATATCCGCATTTCGCCGTTCCCGAACCGCGCATCGGCTTCCTGCAAGAGGCGCTGCGCTGGTGGGATAAATGGCTTAAGGGCATCGACACCGACGTGCAGAACGATCCTGATTACCGCGCCTATCTGATGGACGGGGTGCGCCCGAAAACATGGTATGATCATCGCCCCGGACACTGGATTGCAGAAGACAAGGGTGCAACATCGCATCTGAATACGGCTGCCTATCACCTGACGGATACCGGGCTGTCCCAAAGCGAAGGCCCATTGAATGCCGTTGTGGCCTCACCGCATCATTGCGGCGGATCGGCGGGGGAATACTGTGCGATCTGGCTGGGGCCCGAACTGCCTGGGGATCAACGCGCGGACGATGCGCTGTCGGCGTGTTTCACCTCCGCCCCGCTTGGCGCGGATCAGGACATTGTCGGTGCGCCGCGCGTTCACCTGACGTTAAATGCGGACAGGCCGCAGGCACAGATCGCGGTCCGCCTGAACCACATCCATCCTGACGGGGCCAGCACCCGCATCACCTATGGTGTGCTGAACCTGAGCCATCGCGAAAGCCATGCACAACCGACCGCGTTGAAACCGGGCACGCCCTACACCATCGCACTCGATCTGGATCATATCGCCTATCGCGTGCCGGCCGGGCATCGCATCCGCGTGGCGGTGTCGTCGGCCTATTGGCCGCTGATCTGGCCATCGCCGCAAACCGCCACCTTAACGCTGTCCAAGGGGCACATCGATCTGCCGTTGCGCCCGTCCGGTGACAAGGATGAATGGGGGTTTCCCCCTGCAGATGCGGATGCCCCGTGGCAATACCGGACCCTGCGCGATGAAAGCCACATCCGGCGCAGCGAAATCGATCACCAGACCGGAGAAGTGCATCTTGTGGTAGAAGATGACTTTGGCAAGGTCGAAGATGCCGAGCATGGCATGATCGCCGGATCGATCGCGCGCGAACGCTGGACGATTCACCCCGGTGATCCGCTTTCGGCCCGCGCCAGCCTGCACTGGAGCGATGAAATGGAGCGCGGCGACATAAAATTGCGCACCGAAACCTATTCTGAAATGTGGTCCGATGAATCGAATTTTTACCTTACCGCGCGTCTGATTGCCTTTGAGGGCAACGAAAAAATCTATGAACGCGATATCGAAGACCAGATTCCACGCGATCAAATGTAG
- a CDS encoding glycerate kinase type-2 family protein codes for MAHSGSGANDGPETPMKPHGARATVRAVWQAGVDAVGGEQAVAAALRTCPAPAPDQIIAVGKAAGAMARAAIDHFQTGCPTLVVTKYGHAADLPDHVTLIEAGHPVPDRNSILGGQALKDTVGAMAPDSHLMVLVSGGASALAELPRDGLDLDDLARANREMLAAGLDIHAMNQRRKTLSQIKGGQLLAGFSGRSVTVLAISDVQGDDIGVIGSGIGAVPQGAPFAADMTVVASNRVARDAAMHKAAALGLPSVENSEILYGDVNDIAAALAPRLIASAKGISVFGGEPTVVLPDPAGQGGRNQALALLLAREIQGIEGLTILVGGTDGTDGPTDAAGAVIDGATWGPGADEALERADSGTWLDRRGALVRTGPTGTNVMDLLVALRA; via the coding sequence GTGGCACATTCGGGAAGCGGCGCAAATGACGGGCCTGAAACACCTATGAAACCCCATGGCGCGCGCGCCACTGTCCGGGCTGTCTGGCAGGCCGGCGTCGATGCGGTGGGGGGCGAACAGGCGGTGGCGGCAGCTTTGCGCACCTGCCCGGCGCCTGCGCCCGACCAGATCATCGCCGTGGGCAAGGCCGCAGGTGCCATGGCGCGCGCGGCCATTGATCATTTCCAAACCGGCTGTCCAACGTTGGTGGTCACGAAATACGGACACGCAGCGGACCTGCCGGATCACGTCACCCTGATCGAAGCGGGACATCCGGTGCCGGACCGGAATTCGATACTGGGCGGCCAGGCGCTGAAAGATACGGTCGGCGCCATGGCCCCGGACAGCCATCTTATGGTTCTGGTGTCGGGTGGTGCATCAGCCCTGGCCGAATTGCCGCGCGACGGATTGGACCTTGACGATCTGGCACGCGCGAACCGCGAAATGCTGGCCGCCGGCCTTGATATTCATGCGATGAACCAGCGGCGCAAAACGCTGTCGCAGATCAAGGGCGGGCAATTGTTGGCCGGGTTTTCGGGACGGTCCGTGACGGTTCTGGCCATTTCGGATGTGCAGGGCGATGATATTGGGGTGATCGGGTCCGGTATCGGGGCAGTTCCGCAAGGCGCGCCCTTTGCCGCAGACATGACCGTTGTGGCCAGCAACCGTGTTGCGCGCGATGCCGCGATGCATAAGGCTGCAGCACTGGGCCTGCCGAGCGTGGAAAACAGCGAAATACTATATGGCGATGTCAACGATATCGCAGCAGCGCTGGCCCCGCGCCTGATCGCATCTGCCAAAGGGATATCCGTTTTCGGCGGCGAACCGACGGTTGTGCTGCCCGACCCCGCAGGGCAAGGCGGGCGCAATCAGGCGCTGGCCCTGTTGCTGGCACGCGAGATTCAGGGGATCGAGGGGCTGACGATCCTAGTGGGCGGAACTGACGGAACTGATGGCCCGACCGATGCAGCCGGCGCAGTTATCGACGGCGCGACATGGGGGCCGGGCGCGGATGAGGCGCTGGAACGCGCCGACAGCGGAACCTGGCTGGACCGGCGCGGCGCACTGGTGCGCACCGGCCCGACAGGCACCAACGTGATGGACCTGCTGGTCGCGTTGCGGGCTTGA
- the dtd gene encoding D-aminoacyl-tRNA deacylase, with amino-acid sequence MRALIQRVSQARVEVDGTIIGQIKHGLLVLVCAMQGDTEESGARLALKISKLRIFRDDAGKMNKSLSDVGGSALIVSQFTLAADTSRGNRPGFSSAAPPETGQALYEKFSDQMAELGIPVATGAFGADMAVTLTNDGPVTLWLEV; translated from the coding sequence GTGCGTGCATTGATACAAAGGGTCAGCCAAGCCCGCGTAGAGGTTGATGGCACCATCATCGGCCAGATCAAACACGGGCTTCTGGTGCTGGTCTGTGCCATGCAGGGCGATACCGAAGAAAGCGGCGCCAGGCTTGCCTTGAAAATCAGCAAGTTGCGGATTTTTCGCGATGATGCCGGAAAGATGAACAAATCCCTGTCGGACGTGGGCGGGTCGGCATTGATCGTCAGCCAGTTCACACTGGCCGCGGACACTTCCCGCGGCAACCGGCCCGGATTTTCGTCCGCGGCACCGCCTGAAACGGGACAGGCGCTCTATGAAAAATTCAGTGATCAGATGGCGGAGTTGGGCATACCTGTCGCCACTGGCGCGTTCGGTGCGGACATGGCCGTCACGTTAACCAATGACGGGCCGGTCACGTTGTGGTTGGAGGTTTAG
- a CDS encoding nitroreductase, translating into MPDPYETLLSVLQARWSCRAFLPDPVDGADISRIVEAARHVPSWCNAQPWQLEITRGAETDRFRAALYAHAEHNPPAPDLDWPTQYSGRYKDRRRACGYQLYDAVGVEKSDRAGTARQMMQNYALFDAPHVAILHSPSELGAYGAMDCGGFVTAFTLAAQSLGIATIPQAAVAAFGGFLHDYFDIADDRLVLCAISFGYPDSGHPANTFRTERADVTDIVRWHG; encoded by the coding sequence ATGCCCGATCCTTATGAAACGCTGCTGTCGGTCTTGCAGGCCCGCTGGTCCTGCCGGGCGTTTTTGCCCGATCCCGTGGACGGCGCGGACATTTCCCGCATTGTTGAGGCTGCGCGCCATGTTCCGTCATGGTGCAATGCGCAACCCTGGCAACTGGAAATCACCCGCGGCGCAGAAACCGACAGGTTCCGCGCCGCACTTTACGCGCACGCAGAGCATAACCCGCCCGCACCGGATCTGGATTGGCCAACGCAATATTCGGGCCGGTACAAGGATCGCCGGCGGGCCTGCGGCTATCAGCTTTATGATGCGGTCGGGGTCGAAAAATCGGACAGGGCGGGAACGGCGCGGCAAATGATGCAGAATTACGCCCTGTTCGATGCGCCACATGTGGCGATCCTGCACAGCCCGTCCGAACTGGGTGCTTATGGCGCCATGGATTGCGGCGGCTTTGTCACTGCGTTCACACTGGCGGCGCAATCGCTGGGCATCGCCACAATTCCGCAGGCCGCCGTTGCTGCGTTTGGCGGGTTTCTGCATGATTATTTTGATATTGCCGATGACCGGCTTGTGCTGTGCGCGATTTCGTTCGGCTATCCGGACAGCGGGCATCCCGCCAACACATTCCGCACGGAGCGCGCGGATGTCACCGACATCGTGCGCTGGCACGGATGA
- a CDS encoding Hsp20/alpha crystallin family protein translates to MVEKTEHAGLWPSLYDPFRALGSRVADWLSPAAEASAGDAAYTINMELPGVDEKDVDLSVEDGVVTVRGEKKTSTEKSGDTWFFSERQYGAFRRSFRLPADADEKAVTAEMKDGVLTITAKKSVAGDAPKAKRIEISRG, encoded by the coding sequence ATGGTTGAGAAAACGGAACATGCCGGTTTGTGGCCCTCGCTTTACGATCCCTTCCGCGCGCTGGGATCGCGGGTGGCAGACTGGCTTAGCCCGGCCGCCGAAGCATCGGCAGGGGATGCCGCCTATACCATCAATATGGAATTGCCCGGCGTTGATGAAAAAGACGTGGACCTGAGCGTTGAAGACGGAGTTGTCACCGTGCGCGGCGAAAAAAAGACCAGCACGGAAAAAAGTGGCGACACATGGTTTTTCAGTGAACGCCAATACGGTGCCTTCCGGCGCTCGTTCCGGCTTCCGGCGGATGCCGATGAAAAGGCGGTGACGGCAGAAATGAAAGACGGTGTTCTGACGATCACGGCAAAAAAATCGGTGGCCGGCGATGCACCAAAGGCCAAACGCATTGAAATTTCGCGCGGGTAA